The genomic stretch CCCATCTCTGTCTACGGATGCTCACGTTTTGCTGCAGGTGGCAGATATCAATGACAACCCGCCCACCTTCCTTCACACTTCCTACTCTGCCTACATTCCTGAAAACAACCCCCGAGGCGCCTCCATCATTTCTATGACAGCTAGTGACCCCGACAGCGACCACAATGCCCAGGTAACTTATTCCTTGACTGAGTACACCCTTCAGGGAGCGCCCCTGTCATCCTACATCTCCATCCACTCTGACACCGGTGTCCTCTATGCGCTGCGCTCCTTTGACTACGAACAGTTCCGAGAACTTCAGCTGTGGGTGACAGCACAGGACAGCGGGGACCCACCGCTCCGTAGCAACGTGTCTCTGAACCTGTTTATTCTGGATCAGAATGACAACACACCAGAGATTCTGTATCCTGCACTCCCCACCGATGGTTCCACCGGCATGGAACTGGCGCCTCGCTCCGCAGAACTCGGATATCTGGTGACCAAGGTGGTGGCAGTGGACAGAGACTCTGGCCAGAACGCCTGGCTGTCCTACCGCCTGCTCAAGGCCAGCGAGCCAGGGCTGTTCACGGTGGGGCTGCACACAGGAGAGGTGCGCACTGCGCGGGCCCTGCTGGACAGAGATGCGCTCAAGCAGAGCTTGGTGGTGGCTGTTCAGGACCATGGCCAgccccctctctctgccactgTCACACTCACTGTGGCTGTGGCTGACAGCATCCCAGATGTCCTGGCTGATCTGGGTAGCCTTGAACCCTCCGCGGACCCTGACGCCTCGGACCTCACTCTGTacctggtggtggcagtggctgctGTCTCCTGCGTCTTTCTAGCCTTTGTCATCATCCTGCTGGCGCTCAGGTTGAGGCGCTGGCACACGTCACGTCTGCTCCAGGCTTCAGAAGGCGGGTTGGAGGGCCTGCCTGCCTCGCATTTTGTGGGCGTGGACGGGGTGCAAGCTTTCCTGCAGACCTATTCCCACGAGGTCTCTCTCACGGCGGACTCGCGGAAGAGTCACCTGATCTTCCCGCAGCCCAATTATGCTGACACGCTCATCAGCCAGGAGAGCTGCGAGAAAAGGGATTTTCTATCTGCACCTCAGTCTTTACTTGAAGATAAAGGAGAAGAAACATTTCCTCAGGTAAACTTTCTTCACAATATGCTTATGAGCtatcactaaaataaataaaattgcctaTTTACTTAGCTTCCTCCACTGTTTACCATATTTCTTCCATTTCACATATTTCCTTaataatatattcaatttttagGATATGAGTCCTGGTGAATTATTTCTCCCTACTTCTAAGTTTTCACACTCTGTAAGGGGGAAGAGGGGCTAGAATCATAGTGTCATAAGTATAAATCAGGAGTTAGTAGGTAAAGATGATATGTAAGTTCTCAAAAGAACATTGGGAACTGGGGCTACTGGATTCTTATACATTCTTTCCCATCTTTGGGTAAATCACCTCATCTACCTAGGTTAATAATTCTTTCTCTCTTAACAATATGAAGATTGATTTTATCTTTACTcaagtgctttaaaaattaaggtttttaTATTTGGATTACTTTATGAATAATGAAACACTTTATTTGGTTAGTTGCTTCTCACTCAATCTTATTTTTCCTTCAGTTTGGCAGTgaggttctttattttattttatttgcatggtCTTCCCTATTTAAAAGATAgaaatttagaaacatcaatgcttcATCATGTTTCAGGAAGATATGTCATGGTATTTCTGCTTAGTTAAAATTCTCATTCATCTCTAGATTAACTAGGTGTTCCTTGAAGAAGTGATTGAATTATTGTTTGCTCTATAATAAATAGGTAGTATAATGGTAAGCACATTTCtctttgatgttttttatttttctcacatcttataatcatactagaggcccggtgcacgacatttgtgcactggggggggaggtccctcagcccaacctgcgccctctcacagtctgggaccccaaCAGCTAATgacctgaggggtccttagtgttgccacagaggtgagagaggctcctgccaccacctctgtgctcaccagcagtgagcctggcttccggctgagcggtgctccccctgtgggagtgcactgaccaccagggggcagctcctgcattgatcgtctgccccctggtggtcagtgtgcatcatagcaacaggtcgttcTACCATTTGGtggattttcatattagccttttattatataggattgccttcttatctttaaaaataatatatatcctCAAGGGAGTTGGAGATTATGTCCATAATTGCCCCTAAAATCCTCCTTATAAATCCCTCTTTTCAAACTTTTCTATTTATAGCACCTATATAATACATTCCCAATCCTGCCATGGATGGCTCCTCAGTCCCTCTCAGAAACCATGGCTTTCCTTCCCCATTCCTTTTTCCATGTTGGCTTTTAGTATGTTATCACATATTTAATCATGGAATAAAGAATGCACTAATATTCTATGTAactgacattatttttatttttatttttatttgtaaataatcaTGTACTAACTGAGTCTTGTATTTAATGGTATCATCATCTTTCAAGGTTCTGTGATTATTTATACTTAAGGGCATCTGAAGGAAAATAGATCTGAGACaatgtattccattgtgttatgAGATAAAATTGTAACTCTTTGTGGAATAATATAACATCTTGTAGGTAATTAATAAGTTAATTGAGGAAAATTAAACACAGTTTCTTTTAGTGTGTATAGTAACTTCGCAAGAATGCCTTAAACCTAGGTATATAATGCATCATAATTGAAATGACAACTATATTGTATTCTTATTTTGTGCTTGGAAAGGaaaacacacaggaaaaaaaggggggtttCTGGAacataaaacaaatgtttatctCCACTGGGTGGGTCTTTAAAAACCCTCCTCACACTCTAGTTTTGAGCAAAGTGAACTACGTTTAGTACCCTGGAGTTCTGTGATTTCTCACTCACGTCGAAGTCCTGCCATGCTGTTCTCTCATTCCAGGCCTTTCCCCTGATCCACTCCTCTCATGTTTTTTGGGAAAGCCTTTGCTAAACTCCAAGTCCAGAATGACAGTGCACTGTCATTTATTGTTTGCTTTTATATCTTCATAATATCTGTGAAGGAAGTGACTTGTCCATATTGTTCATCTGAAATCCCCAGGTATTGTCTGACACCCAATTATATGTTTGTTTAATGAattggttaaataaaaatattaaaactaaaatgttaGGCTATTAGGGACAAACTTCAAGAGGCATAATTTACAAATATGGCTTATGTTTCTGTGTGGTTCTTAAACTTTGAATATCTTGAAACAATAACTCCAGCATGTTTGAAGCAATTTTGATGACATTAAGGTTAGTTCATGGCTTCCAGAGGAAATAACTTGAAGTCACATCCTTTAACATAAAGCGTTCAATTATGTGAAACAAACACCAATCCTTCTACCtcttataaaaatgattttgggtgttgggaaactttaaaaatacaaatttgtccacaataaatatacatatatatttttaatacaaatttgaGTTTGCCTGAGAGGGTGCAATAAACGGTTAGGCCTCTGAGCGTCGCTGTTGACCACTCAAGGAGGAAAATGCAACAGGAAAGCTAGTCCACCATTTCCTTGTTTCTAAAAAGCAAAAGGAGTCAGCAAATCAGACTCAGAAGATCCAGGGCTGCTACGCTCACCTGTCGGtctaccagctctgtgacctaTGAATTAGGCCCATGAAGGGCTTATTTCATTGAGAAAATAAGAGTGGATTCCATCGTGGGAAGTTGGGACtggatacagaaaaaaataattcaccaAAAAGGAAATGACCAATTATCTGATCGGAAACAGCGCAGGACTGACCCTGCTGTGCGCGCTCCTGGGGACGCTGTGCAGGACTGGATCGGGGCAAATCCGGTACTCGGTGCTGGAGGAGCTGGACAAAGGCTCCTTCGTGGGCAACATCTCCAAGGACCTGGGGCTGAAGCCTCCGGAGCTGGCAGAGCGCGGAGTCCGCATCGTCTCCAAAGGTAGGACGCAGCTCTTTGCTCTGAACCCTCGAAGTGGCAGCTTGGTCACGGCGGGCAGGATAGACCGGGAGGAGCTCTGTGCTCAAAGCACGCGGTGTCTAGTAAAACTTAACATCCTGGTTGAAGACAAACTGAAAATTTTTGAagtagaaatagaaattaaagacATTAATGATAATGCTCCTGATTTTCTGATAGAggaattggaaataaaaattggTGAACTAACGGCTCCTGGAACTCGATTTCCGCTAAAAACTGCATTTGACCCAGATGTGGGCATAAACTCTCTGCAAAACTACCAGCTCAGCCCCGATGACTACTTCTCCCTGGCTGTGAAGATTGTCTCTGATGGAGCCAAGTACCcagagctggtgctggagcaggcTCTGGACCGCGAGGAAAAGAAAGTTCACAAGCTTGTCCTCATTGCTTCTGATGGTGGGGACCCTGTTCACTCTGGCAACTTGTACATCCAAGTGATAGTTCTGGATGCGAATGACAACCCACCAGTATTTACCCAGCCTGAGTATCGAGTAAGTGTTCCGGAGAACTTGACAGTGGGCACTCTGCTGCTCACTGTGAATGCCACTGACCCTGATGAGGGATTCAATGCGCAAGTGTCCTACATACTAGATAAAATGCCTGGGAAAATTGCTCAGATTTTTCATCTCAACTCAGTGACTGGAGACATATCCATATTAAAAAGTCTAGATTACGAGGATGCAATATTCTATGAAATTAAAATTGAAGCACAAGATGGACCAGGTCTCCTCTCAAAAGCCAAGATTCTAGTCACAGTTCTGGATGTGAATGACAACGCCCCAGAAATTACAATCACTTCTTTCGCAGGATCAGTTTCAGAAGATGCTACTGCAGGAAGAGAAGTTGCCCTTGTCAATGTGCATGACCGGGATTCTGGTCAAAATGGGCAAGTCACGGTTTTTGTCCTGGGAAATATGCCATTTAACTTGGAAAAATCAATAGACCAATATTACCGCCTAGTGACAGCCAGATCCCTGGACCGGGAACAAGTTTCTGAATATAACATCACTCTGAGAGCAACAGATGGAGGAAGTCCACCACTGTCTACAGACACTCACATCATGCTACACGTGGCAGACATCAATGACAACCCACCTGCCTTCACTCATGCCTCCTACTCTGCCTATGTTCCAGAAAACAACCCCAGGGGAGCCTCCATCTTCACTGTGACCGCCCAGGACCCTGACAGCATCAAGAATGCCCACATCACTTATGCACTGGCTGAGGATACCATTCAGGGGGCGCCTCTCTCCACTTATGTCTCCATCAACTCTGACACAGGAGTCCTCTACGCTCTTCGATCCTTTGACTATGAACAGGTTAGAGACCTGAAAGTACTGGTGACAGCCAGTGACAGCGGGGACCCCCCTCTCAGCAGCAACATGTCTCTAACCCTGTTCATACTGGACCAGAATGACAATGCACCTGAAATCCTCTACCCCATTATCCCCACAGATGGTTCCACTGGTGTGGAACTGGCGCCCCGGTCTGCAGAGCCAGGCTACTTGGTAACTAAGGTGGTGGCAGTGGACAGAGACTCAGGCCAGAACGCCTGGCTATCCTACCGCCTGCTTAAGGCCAGTGAGCCAGGGCTTTTCATGGTTGGGCTGCACACGGGTGAGGTATGCACTGCTCGGGCCCTGCTGGACAGAGATTCACTCAAGCAGAGCCTAGTGGTGGCAGTCCAGGATCATGGCCAGCCCCCTCTCTCAGCCACAGTCACTCTCACTGTGGCTGTGGCTAACAGCATCCCAGATGTGTTGGCTGACTTGGGCAGTCTTGAGATCCCTTCGACTCCAGAGGCCTCAGACCTCACTCTGTacctggtggtggcagtggctgcGGTCTCCTGTGTCTTCCTTGCCTTTGTTATCATCCTGCTGGCACTCAGGCTGAGGCGCTGGCACACATCTCGTCTGCTCCAGGCTTCAGGAGGTGGGTTGGCAGGTGTGCCCACCTCACACTTTGTGGGCATGGATGGGGTGCAGGCTTTCCTGCAGACCTATTCCCATGAGGTCTGCCTCACTGCTGACTCGGGGAAGAGTCACCTGATCTTCCCCCAGCCCAACTATGCTGACACACTCATCAGCCAGGAGAGCTGTGAGAAAAGCGAGCCACTTTTGATAACTCACGATTTACTCGAAGCAAAAGGAGACCCCAAGCTACTTCAggtgagtttctttctttcttcttctaataTTATAAAGAACAATTATGCTAGTGTGGTTATTATAAACCTTATATAAGCTTAGTCCTgttgtttaaatatttgtttttctctccttctggaccTATGGTAGGGCTACATGTCCTGGCCTAGTGTAACTGAGAGGGCCTAGGAACTAGTTCTGGCCAAGACCTTGTAAATGGAAGAAGGTGTGTCACTACCTGGAGGGAACTCTAATTGCCATTGTGGGAATTTCCAGATCTCTAAGATATTCTTTGAAATTGTGATTGCTCCTTCTATCTGAGTCCTTGGTTAGATGAGAGATGAGTCCTGTGGTTACCCAACATTGACCTATACCTGTgacaaatagacatttttcatttaaaatcccTGTGGTTTGAAGTTCGTCACTCCAGCCTACTTAGCCTATCCTGACTGATACAAACtactaaatgtatatatatttagttagttagtttagGCTCCCATAAAATGATGCTTAACTCCTTTCAAGCAAGACCACACTCTTTATCTCAATGACATAAAAATTGTAGGATAAAAAAATGTAGTTGATCACATTGTTTTTATTGGCTTGTAGTCCCTATTATGTATGCTGAAAATGAGTGGTGTATTCATATTGATTGAAACTGTTTTCCTGAAGATGGGCAGTTCAATTGCCTAAACTGTTATGAGCTTTGGAGTGGTATTTCTTATCCTTTGAGAAGgataaaaaatgtaaagagatATGTCTTGGCCTTTGCAGATTTCCAGGCCATATGCTGCAATAATGAAATAGGAGTCTACAACTGTCTTTGGCCAGAAATTGCTGGCcaatttataaaattactttcatCCATAAAATCACATCAGAGAGTCATCCAAAGTTAGACCAAACTATATTTCATTAGAGCTCAAACAAAGGAACAGATATCTCTCTTAATATATTAGGAAGAGTTACATTCAAAAGTGTGTGACAACAGGGCCTGAACAAAATAACTGAAAGCAGAGAAGGGTGTATTCTCACTCAAACATGCAAATACACACAGGAAAAATGCACATAACCTTTGGAATATCTTTTTTAggaaaaatttttataatattaatatcaCTTTCCTTGTAAgaagaaaaagtatattaaatGGCTAGTGTCAGGAGAACTTTAGAGGTTCAAAGATAATTTTCTAAGAATTCCATGTAAAACATAACCTACATAGATGTTGTGAAGATGCAGAGAGAATACAAAGGCAGTGCAATTTTCATCTACGTGTATAGATAATAAAAGGTTTCCAACATCCTTTTTTcactaaaaagtattttttaaaggataggcAAGAATTCGTtacaagagaaagggagaaaattctaatgaaaggaagaaaaagtataAAGGCATGAAGTAGGGAAAACAAAGGAGAAGATGTCTTAGGAAAACAGGTCTGTTTTGCCTGGAGTGTAAGATGAGTCTGGTTCAGTACCGCAAATTGTAGAACAAATTGTTGGGTTGATATCTATTTGATagtgcatttgtttgtttttgttaaccaAGATCAGTTCAAGAATTACAGGTAAGTTCTAAAATGGAATGTGTAAATATTCTCACTGCCTTTCCAAGATTAAAACTAGTGATCAAGTCAAactcatttcatttattaatgGTATACATTGGCTGGAGCTGAAAATTGACATTATGGAGTATTGCATACATGTTCATATAATAAAGAAGCATTGGTTTCATAAAGATAAATAtgtctgccctagctggtttggctcactggatagagcatcagcctgcgaagtgatgggtcccaggttcaattctggtcaagggcacatgccctcattgtaggctcgatccccagtaaggggtgtgtgcaggaggcagccgatcattgattctctctcattattgatgtttctctctccctctcctttcctctctgaaatcaataaaaaaaatatattttaaaaataaaaataaataaataaatatggtttACACAAGATTCAGCTTTATAAATGCATGTATGGCCATCActacagtttggctcagtggatagagcgtcagcctgcagactgaagggccccgggttcagttcccaccaagggcacatgcctgggttgtgggctcgatccccagtagggggcgtgcaggaggcagccgatcaatgattctctctcatcattgatgtttctatctctctatccctctcccttcctctctaaagtcaataaagaaatatattttttaaaaataaatgcatgtatgTGTACCCAAATTCTAAATTGGTCTCTTTAACAACACATCCAAGCTCTGCTGCACATAACAGGAAGATTATGCTTTAAGAAGATAagcaatacattaaaacaaaCCTAGGAACTTGACTCACTCTTTTTTTGCAAAAACTATATCTttgaaaagtattacatatggaaTTGATGAAGTATATATGGAGGGAGTTAAAATACTAAATAAGGGAGGTTATGAATTACAAAAATGTAAGGATCATAATCcactaaaatgaggataaaagcCAGTAACTTACTTTGTTACATCCATACTAGTCAAACCAATTTtataaatacaatgaaattaCTGAAGATATTTTTGCCCAAAGCTGAAAAACAAGGCTGTATGCCTTATGAgatattttaatggaaaaaaaagttgTTAAATGGTGGCAAGGTTTAtgagatgaacaaaacagaaaatctcACATTTAAAGGGAAAACTTTATTTgttctttcaaataaataaaaggcaaagtGCATAGATTCAAGAGCTTATATTTTAGGAATAGCTACGCAATATGTAGTTTTCCCAGACAACCTCCAGGTGCCGCTATTGACCAAAGGGAAGAAAGGGGTTCTTAGTTCGCCAGAGCTTCCGGTAGAGTGCTTTCTAGCTTTGCCTGCGCACAGCAGAAACGGACCCGCTCCTGTGCACTTGGAAGCACGTAACAAGTCCTACACTCAAGTCACAAATGTCCAGGGGGCTGTCGTTGATTTTTTAAACATCCCAgagacatctggagaagaagcTTCCCCATTGAGTTCAAGAAATGCAAAGGAGCTTTAGGGAAGCTGAAAGGATGAAAAGTCAGGTACAGTTTCTCTTCTTGCTGTCTTTGTTGTGCGGGGCCATCTCCCAGCAGATCCAGTACGTAATTCCAGAGGAGCTGGCCACGGGATCAAGGGTGGGGAACCTCGCCAAGGATCTGAGGCTCAGTGTCCAGGACTTGCCAGCTCGAAAACTGCGGGTTAGTGCAGAGGAATTTTTCAACGTGAGTGCGGAGAATGGGGATTTGTTGGTGAGCGGTAGGATAGATAGAGAGAAGATTTGTGGGAGAAAATCTGAGTGTGCGCTGGAATTTGAAATGGTCGCTGAAAACCCAATGAATGTGTTCCATGTGATTGTTGCAATCCAAGATATTAATGACAATGCACCACGTTTCATTGCAAAAGGGATTGACTTAGAAATCTGTGAGTCAGCCGTACCAGGGGTAAAATTCCCCCTAGATTCTGCACAAGATGCAGATGTAGGAAGTAACTCACTGAAAGTTTACACCATCAAGCCCAATGACCACTTCTCTCTGGCAACGAAGGAAAGCCCTGATGGAAGTAAATACCCAGAATTACTGCTGGAAAAGCCTCTGGACAGAGAACAGCAGAGCTCCCACCACTTAATCCTGACTGCCATGGATGGCGGGGACCCTCCTCGAAGTGGCACCACCCAGATCCAGATCCTGGTCACCGATGCCAACGATAATGCTCCGGTGTTCAGCCAGGACACGTACAGAGTTAGACTCCAAGAAAATATGCCCCGGGGAACCTCCGTACTGCGCGTGAAGGCAACTGACCAGGATGAGGGTGCTAATGCACAGATCACCTATGCCTTCCTCAATGCCCCAACAAGCACCAACCTTCTCTTCAACCTCAATCCAAATACTGGTGACATCACAACCAATGGAACAGTGGACTTTGAAGAGACAAGTATGTATATGTTGGCTGTAGAAGCCAAGGATGGAGGTGTACACACAGCTCACTGCAGTGTTCATATTGAAATTGTCGATGAGAATGACAATGCTCCAGAGGTGACATTCATGTCCTTTTCTAACAAGATTCCTGAGGACTCAGACCTTGGAACCGTAATAGCCCTCATTAAAGTGCGAGACCAGGATTCTGGGCAAAATGGTCTGGTGGCATGCTATATTCAGAAAGAAGTTCCCTTCAGATTAGAATCCACCTCCAAGAATTATTACAAGCTGGTGATTGACAGTGCTCTAGACCGGGAGCAGATAGCAGAGTACAATGTCACCGTCACAGCCACCGACAAGGGCAAGCCGTCCCTCTCCTCCAGCACAAGCATCACCCTACACATTGGTGACATTAACGACAACACTCCAGTTTTCCACCAAGCTTCCTACGTGGTTCACGTGGCTGAGAACAACCCGCCCGGGACCTCTATTGCCCAAGTCAGCGCCTCCGACCCCGACCTGGGACCCAATGGCCAGGTCTCCTACTCCATCGTGGCCAGCGACCTGGAGCCACGGGCGCTGTCGTCCTACGTGTCCGTGAGCGCGCAGAGCGGGGTGGTGTTCGCGCAGCGCGCCTTCGACCACGAGCAGCTGCGCGCCTTTGAGCTGACGCTGCAGGCGCGCGACCAGGGCTCGCCCGCGCTCAGCGCCAACGTGAGCCTGCGCGTGCTGGTGGGCGACCGCAACGACAACGCGCCCCGGGTGCTGTACCCGGCGCTGGGGCCCGACGGCTCGGCGCTCTTCGACACGGTGCCGCGCGCCGCGCAGCCGGGCTACCTGGTCACCAAGGTGGTGGCGGTGGACGCGGACTCGGGACACAATGCCTGGCTGTCCTACCACGTGCTGCAGGCCAGCGAGCCCGGACTCTTCAGCCTGGGGCTGCGCACGGGCGAGGTGCGCACAGCCAGAGCTTTGGGCGACCGGGACGCGGCCCGCCAGCGCCTCCTGGTGGCCGTGCGGGACGGGGGACAGCCACCCCTGTCAGCCACCGCCACGCTGCTGCTGGTCTTTGCTGACAGCCTACAAGAGGCGCTGCCAGACCTCAGCGAAAGTCCTCAGCCCTCTGACCCCCAGGCTGAGCTGCAGTTCTATCTGGTGGTGGCCTTGGCCTTGATCTCCGTGCTCTTCTTCCTCGCAGTGATTCTGGTGGTTGCCCTGCGCATTCGACGCTCCTCTAGCCCCACCACCTGGGGCTGCTTTCAGCCTGATGTTTGCTCTAAGTCTGGCCCCGTGGTTCCAGCCAACTATAGTGAGGGGACTTTGCCCTATTCCTACAATCTGTGCGTTGCCTCGAATCCAGCAATGACCAAATTAAATTTTTCTAACCTGACCCCGGAAATGGCTCCCCCTCGGGATCTCCTGTGCGAGGATCCTTCTGTGGATGTATGTGCCAATAATGAAGACCCCCAAATCGCTTATGACTCTCCTTTTCCCTCACACGTGAGTTTCtttaaatcttaaattttatatattgtattttattctcaGTGTGCATAATTAGTTTTGGTCTTTGTCCATTGTTCTAGTAGTGGTAGTAGGAGCGGAGGTGTATTGGATGGGTGGAAATGGGTCTCTTGATTGCTCAGTGCTCTTGGCAATTACCTAACTACTACTTCTCAATCGGCACCATTGGCATTTCTGTATGGTCAGCAAATCTTCCTAAAGAGAGCTGTTCTTGGTTGTAGCTGCTTTTAGTAATAGCACTACCCTTTCTTAGTTGATGTGTGATACTGTTATTTTCAAGCATTTTACTCTATAAAGTACTGGCAGTTCTTTCTCCTTAAGTTAAACTTTATGTTCATCTCATCAAATAATCCTAGTTCTTATATTTCTTGCTTGCATtgtgtatttctatttttagatgtttttattgactttagagagagaagaagggagagggggagagagaaacatctattggttgcctcccataggcaccccGACtcacaccagggattgaacctgaaacctgagcatgttccctgacctggaacccaaccagagaccttttggtgcagggaaggacactcaaccaactaagccacactggtcagggctgtaatgtgtatttttaatgtagttttcCAATCATTAAGTTTCTTATCACTTATCACAAGTAGCAAAGACTGTCAGATCTACATTTGAATCACTACCTTTGGGTCAACTTTATCCCACTTCATAATCTCATTCAGGAATAATTTTCTTAACCcttctttaataatttattttattctactttgtCACCGTTATAATAAAcacaatagatatttttataaagcCTTTTCTATGTTTTGCTTTCTAGTATAGGTGTctgagaaaagaatcaatttttcAAAACATCTTGTTTCCTCCCAGTCCCCAGAAATTTGTGG from Eptesicus fuscus isolate TK198812 chromosome 6, DD_ASM_mEF_20220401, whole genome shotgun sequence encodes the following:
- the LOC103285685 gene encoding protocadherin gamma-B1 isoform X11 — its product is MQRSFREAERMKSQVQFLFLLSLLCGAISQQIQYVIPEELATGSRVGNLAKDLRLSVQDLPARKLRVSAEEFFNVSAENGDLLVSGRIDREKICGRKSECALEFEMVAENPMNVFHVIVAIQDINDNAPRFIAKGIDLEICESAVPGVKFPLDSAQDADVGSNSLKVYTIKPNDHFSLATKESPDGSKYPELLLEKPLDREQQSSHHLILTAMDGGDPPRSGTTQIQILVTDANDNAPVFSQDTYRVRLQENMPRGTSVLRVKATDQDEGANAQITYAFLNAPTSTNLLFNLNPNTGDITTNGTVDFEETSMYMLAVEAKDGGVHTAHCSVHIEIVDENDNAPEVTFMSFSNKIPEDSDLGTVIALIKVRDQDSGQNGLVACYIQKEVPFRLESTSKNYYKLVIDSALDREQIAEYNVTVTATDKGKPSLSSSTSITLHIGDINDNTPVFHQASYVVHVAENNPPGTSIAQVSASDPDLGPNGQVSYSIVASDLEPRALSSYVSVSAQSGVVFAQRAFDHEQLRAFELTLQARDQGSPALSANVSLRVLVGDRNDNAPRVLYPALGPDGSALFDTVPRAAQPGYLVTKVVAVDADSGHNAWLSYHVLQASEPGLFSLGLRTGEVRTARALGDRDAARQRLLVAVRDGGQPPLSATATLLLVFADSLQEALPDLSESPQPSDPQAELQFYLVVALALISVLFFLAVILVVALRIRRSSSPTTWGCFQPDVCSKSGPVVPANYSEGTLPYSYNLCVASNPAMTKLNFSNLTPEMAPPRDLLCEDPSVDVCANNEDPQIAYDSPFPSHQAPPNTDWRFSQAQRPGTSGSQNGDETGTWPNNQFDTEMLQAMILASASEAADGSSTLGAGAGTMGLSARYGPQFTLQHVPDYRQNVYIPGSNATLTNAAGKRDGKAPAGGNGNKKKSGKKEKK
- the LOC103285685 gene encoding protocadherin gamma-A3 isoform X9, encoding MTNYLIGNSAGLTLLCALLGTLCRTGSGQIRYSVLEELDKGSFVGNISKDLGLKPPELAERGVRIVSKGRTQLFALNPRSGSLVTAGRIDREELCAQSTRCLVKLNILVEDKLKIFEVEIEIKDINDNAPDFLIEELEIKIGELTAPGTRFPLKTAFDPDVGINSLQNYQLSPDDYFSLAVKIVSDGAKYPELVLEQALDREEKKVHKLVLIASDGGDPVHSGNLYIQVIVLDANDNPPVFTQPEYRVSVPENLTVGTLLLTVNATDPDEGFNAQVSYILDKMPGKIAQIFHLNSVTGDISILKSLDYEDAIFYEIKIEAQDGPGLLSKAKILVTVLDVNDNAPEITITSFAGSVSEDATAGREVALVNVHDRDSGQNGQVTVFVLGNMPFNLEKSIDQYYRLVTARSLDREQVSEYNITLRATDGGSPPLSTDTHIMLHVADINDNPPAFTHASYSAYVPENNPRGASIFTVTAQDPDSIKNAHITYALAEDTIQGAPLSTYVSINSDTGVLYALRSFDYEQVRDLKVLVTASDSGDPPLSSNMSLTLFILDQNDNAPEILYPIIPTDGSTGVELAPRSAEPGYLVTKVVAVDRDSGQNAWLSYRLLKASEPGLFMVGLHTGEVCTARALLDRDSLKQSLVVAVQDHGQPPLSATVTLTVAVANSIPDVLADLGSLEIPSTPEASDLTLYLVVAVAAVSCVFLAFVIILLALRLRRWHTSRLLQASGGGLAGVPTSHFVGMDGVQAFLQTYSHEVCLTADSGKSHLIFPQPNYADTLISQESCEKSEPLLITHDLLEAKGDPKLLQQAPPNTDWRFSQAQRPGTSGSQNGDETGTWPNNQFDTEMLQAMILASASEAADGSSTLGAGAGTMGLSARYGPQFTLQHVPDYRQNVYIPGSNATLTNAAGKRDGKAPAGGNGNKKKSGKKEKK